One genomic window of Priestia aryabhattai includes the following:
- the thiC gene encoding phosphomethylpyrimidine synthase ThiC, producing MSKQNVSVSMKKPFPNSHKVYIQGSREDLKVPMREIHQSPTTGSFGEEENSPVRVYDTSGVYTDPSYEINLQKGLPALREKWIAERNDVETYHGRTVQPQDNGYYDGDPRDQYERFITTRLPLRAKKNQNVTQMHYAKKGVITPEMEFIAIREQMDPEVVREEVAKGRAIIPNNINHPESEPMIIGRKFHVKINANIGNSAIRSAIEDEVEKMTWATRWGADTIMDLSTGKDIHTTREWIIRNSPVPVGTVPIYQALEKVKGVAEDLTWEAYRDTLIEQAEQGVDYFTIHAGVLLRYIPLTAKRTTGIVSRGGSILAQWCLAHHEENFLYTRFEEICEICKAYDISISLGDGLRPGSIADANDEAQFGELETLGELTKIAWKHDVQVMIEGPGHVPMHLIKENVDKQMEICQEAPFYTLGPLTTDIAPGYDHITSGIGAAMIGWFGTAMLCYVTPKEHLGLPNKEDVREGVITYKIAAHAADLAKGHPGAQKRDNALSKARFEFRWNDQFNLSLDPERAKEYHDETLPAEGAKTAHFCSMCGPKFCSMRISQDIRNMAQENEKDVNEVRKEGMKEKAKEFVNSGSNIYQ from the coding sequence ATGTCAAAACAAAATGTATCAGTTTCTATGAAAAAGCCTTTTCCAAACAGTCACAAAGTATATATCCAAGGATCTAGAGAAGACCTTAAAGTGCCTATGCGTGAAATTCATCAGTCTCCTACTACAGGATCTTTTGGTGAAGAAGAAAATAGTCCCGTACGTGTATACGACACGAGCGGTGTTTATACAGATCCCTCTTATGAAATTAATTTACAAAAAGGATTACCGGCTCTGCGCGAAAAGTGGATTGCGGAACGAAACGATGTAGAAACATATCACGGACGTACGGTTCAACCACAGGATAACGGCTATTATGATGGTGACCCAAGAGATCAGTACGAGCGCTTTATCACTACTCGCTTACCTCTGCGCGCGAAAAAAAATCAAAATGTAACGCAAATGCACTATGCGAAAAAAGGAGTCATCACGCCTGAAATGGAATTTATCGCTATTCGTGAACAGATGGATCCTGAAGTCGTACGTGAGGAAGTAGCAAAAGGACGAGCAATTATCCCTAATAATATCAACCATCCTGAGAGCGAACCAATGATTATCGGTCGTAAATTCCACGTGAAAATTAATGCTAATATCGGGAATTCTGCTATTCGTTCAGCTATTGAAGATGAAGTAGAAAAAATGACATGGGCAACGCGTTGGGGAGCCGATACAATTATGGATTTATCAACAGGAAAAGATATCCATACAACACGCGAATGGATTATCCGCAACTCGCCTGTTCCTGTAGGGACTGTCCCTATTTACCAAGCGCTTGAAAAAGTAAAAGGCGTAGCAGAAGATCTAACGTGGGAAGCATATCGCGATACATTAATTGAACAAGCAGAACAAGGCGTTGATTACTTTACTATTCACGCAGGTGTTCTTTTACGCTATATTCCTCTGACAGCGAAACGTACGACAGGTATTGTTTCACGCGGCGGATCGATCTTAGCACAGTGGTGTTTAGCTCATCATGAAGAGAACTTTTTATATACTCGCTTTGAAGAAATCTGTGAAATCTGTAAAGCATACGACATTTCTATTTCACTTGGCGATGGGCTACGTCCTGGTTCTATTGCAGATGCTAATGATGAAGCACAGTTTGGTGAATTAGAAACGCTTGGTGAACTAACTAAAATTGCTTGGAAACACGATGTTCAAGTTATGATTGAAGGTCCAGGACATGTCCCTATGCATCTCATCAAAGAAAACGTAGATAAACAAATGGAAATATGTCAAGAAGCTCCCTTCTATACTCTTGGACCGCTTACTACTGACATCGCTCCAGGTTATGACCATATTACATCGGGTATTGGTGCTGCAATGATTGGCTGGTTTGGGACAGCTATGCTTTGCTACGTAACGCCAAAAGAACACTTAGGTCTTCCGAATAAAGAAGACGTTCGAGAAGGTGTTATTACCTATAAAATTGCTGCGCATGCCGCTGACCTAGCAAAAGGCCATCCAGGAGCACAAAAACGCGATAACGCGCTGTCTAAAGCCAGATTTGAATTTAGATGGAATGATCAATTTAACCTGTCACTAGATCCAGAGCGCGCAAAAGAATATCACGATGAAACACTTCCTGCTGAAGGTGCTAAAACAGCCCATTTCTGTTCAATGTGTGGACCTAAATTCTGTTCAATGCGTATTTCTCAAGATATTCGTAACATGGCTCAAGAAAACGAAAAAGATGTAAACGAAGTAAGAAAAGAAGGAATGAAAGAAAAAGCTAAAGAGTTTGTTAACAGTGGTTCAAATATCTATCAATAA
- a CDS encoding VanZ family protein translates to MNASIRSIVKKVMFTLFIAYMAVVIYATLIRENEHVYGKAMNLDLFSTIRLMWDSGNIMLTLTNILGNIVMFAPLGMFIPLFMKWFDGFIQVFTTGFLISFLIEILQYKLTERVFDIDDIFLNTLGTFIGWVIIKILYWIKNVMKARFKKR, encoded by the coding sequence GTGAATGCAAGTATCAGGTCAATCGTTAAAAAAGTCATGTTCACTCTATTTATTGCGTATATGGCAGTGGTCATTTATGCTACTCTCATACGGGAAAACGAACATGTTTACGGAAAAGCAATGAACTTGGATTTATTTAGTACGATCCGTCTGATGTGGGACAGCGGTAATATAATGCTCACTCTGACAAATATACTGGGAAATATCGTAATGTTTGCACCGCTTGGAATGTTTATTCCTTTGTTTATGAAGTGGTTTGACGGTTTTATCCAAGTGTTTACGACTGGTTTTTTAATAAGTTTTCTGATTGAAATTTTACAGTACAAGCTAACGGAACGAGTATTTGATATTGATGATATCTTTTTGAACACGCTAGGTACATTTATAGGCTGGGTTATTATTAAGATACTATATTGGATCAAGAACGTGATGAAAGCACGTTTCAAAAAAAGATGA
- a CDS encoding cation diffusion facilitator family transporter, translating to MNNSIRESIAKKVAWISVWSNIALTLGKVIVGWIGNSDAVFADGIHSAADVFASIIVLLVIRVANKPADNDHPYGHGKAEVIVSGIVGIILLLVSFYVVFEGVVGLFHPVESPNILAMWIAVISYIAKVLLYRYSLNVAKQHHSKAIEAIAFDHKADIVASIAAAIGVLLSIIGDRMDVQLLLYGDKIASIFVAYLIFNIARQMMGESFQILMEGNIDEELLKELEESIYEFKDVKRIDRVRAREHGHYILVDVRISIDHFKTIKEGHDLGREIKATLMKKHDNIQEVLIHLNPYFPD from the coding sequence ATGAACAACAGTATAAGGGAGTCCATTGCGAAAAAAGTAGCATGGATTAGCGTATGGAGCAATATTGCACTTACGCTAGGAAAAGTAATAGTAGGATGGATTGGAAATAGTGATGCCGTATTTGCTGATGGTATTCATTCTGCAGCGGACGTATTTGCCTCTATTATTGTCTTATTGGTTATACGAGTAGCGAATAAGCCAGCAGATAATGACCATCCATATGGGCACGGAAAAGCAGAAGTGATTGTCTCAGGAATCGTAGGAATTATTTTATTGCTTGTATCATTTTATGTGGTATTTGAAGGAGTCGTTGGTTTATTCCATCCGGTTGAATCTCCAAATATTTTAGCCATGTGGATTGCTGTTATTTCATACATAGCAAAGGTATTATTGTACCGTTATTCTTTAAACGTAGCAAAGCAGCACCACAGTAAGGCAATTGAGGCAATTGCATTTGATCATAAAGCAGATATTGTTGCTTCTATTGCAGCTGCAATTGGTGTTTTATTATCAATTATTGGTGATAGAATGGATGTTCAACTGCTGTTATACGGAGATAAAATAGCCAGTATCTTTGTTGCTTATTTAATTTTTAATATTGCCAGACAAATGATGGGAGAGTCTTTTCAAATCTTAATGGAAGGCAATATTGATGAAGAGTTGCTAAAAGAACTTGAAGAAAGCATTTATGAATTCAAAGATGTGAAGCGTATTGATCGCGTTCGAGCAAGAGAGCATGGCCATTACATATTAGTTGATGTACGTATTTCAATTGACCACTTTAAAACAATTAAGGAAGGCCATGATTTAGGACGAGAAATCAAAGCAACACTTATGAAAAAGCATGATAATATTCAGGAAGTATTAATCCATTTGAATCCTTATTTTCCAGATTAA
- a CDS encoding DUF3231 family protein, producing MNENIKSEMQKHQQNQRLNAAELGYLWAQYLGDTLYVCVLGYFLSVVKDPEIKELLKKAHQISQTHVDELTELFSSEKIPIPVGFGEQDVNKGVPALFDDIFMAIYVNEMAIGGMKKYARALSAVRRQDIYDHLSRCVKESDSLLEDSNHVILRKSMLMRPPVIPYPVKVNFVDQKTFISPFFSQMHPLTSLEVTAIQEIVNTNVLGKTLMLAFSQVATTQKLRSYFFDGVKLASKQIKHFTELLSEADLPSPRLLDAYVTNSTISPFSDKLMMYHTSTAVTIAIDNCGAGLSMSFRSDVAVEFSQLIGRIGKYGKDGIRIMIEQGWMEEPPMATDRKKLAEK from the coding sequence ATGAACGAAAATATAAAGAGCGAAATGCAAAAACATCAACAAAATCAGCGGTTGAACGCAGCCGAGTTAGGTTACTTATGGGCGCAATATTTAGGCGATACGCTGTATGTATGTGTTCTTGGGTATTTTCTATCTGTTGTAAAAGATCCCGAGATTAAAGAGCTCTTAAAAAAAGCACATCAGATTTCACAAACTCATGTAGACGAATTGACGGAATTATTCAGTTCGGAAAAAATTCCAATACCAGTAGGTTTTGGGGAACAAGATGTGAACAAAGGAGTTCCTGCGTTATTTGATGATATTTTTATGGCTATCTATGTCAATGAAATGGCCATTGGAGGTATGAAGAAATATGCCAGAGCGCTAAGCGCAGTGAGAAGGCAAGATATTTATGACCACCTATCTCGATGTGTAAAAGAAAGCGACAGTCTTTTAGAGGATTCTAACCACGTTATTTTAAGAAAAAGCATGCTGATGAGACCTCCGGTTATTCCTTATCCTGTAAAAGTAAATTTTGTGGACCAGAAAACGTTTATATCACCATTTTTCTCTCAAATGCATCCTTTAACTTCTTTGGAGGTTACGGCTATTCAAGAAATTGTTAATACAAATGTATTAGGTAAAACGCTGATGTTGGCATTTAGTCAAGTAGCTACCACACAAAAATTACGCTCTTATTTTTTTGATGGAGTCAAGCTTGCGAGTAAGCAAATCAAGCACTTCACCGAGTTACTGTCTGAAGCTGATTTACCAAGCCCAAGGCTGCTTGATGCATATGTAACCAACTCAACGATTTCACCATTTTCAGATAAGCTGATGATGTATCATACTTCCACGGCGGTGACAATCGCTATTGATAACTGCGGTGCTGGTTTGTCTATGTCGTTCCGTTCGGATGTAGCAGTAGAATTTTCTCAGCTAATTGGGCGTATAGGGAAATATGGAAAAGATGGAATTCGGATTATGATTGAGCAAGGTTGGATGGAAGAACCTCCAATGGCAACAGATCGTAAGAAGTTGGCGGAGAAATAA
- the yhbH gene encoding sporulation protein YhbH: MGKEVDKSFAVSKEDWSLHRKGHDDQKRHQEKIKEAIKNNLPDLITEENIVMSNGREVVKIPIKSLDEYRIRYNYDKNKHVGQGDGDSKVGDVVARDGSAGDGQKGAGKGQGAGDQAGEDYFEAEVSLMELQEALFAQLELPNLQRKESDQIVVEHIEFNDIRRTGLMGNIDKKRTMMSAYKRNAMTGKPAFHPIYPEDLKFKTWNEVIKPESKAVVLAMMDTSGSMGIWEKYMARSFFFWMTRFLRTKYETVEIEFIAHHTEAKVVSEEDFFSKGESGGTICSSAYRKALELINQKYDPSRYNIYPFHFSDGDNLTSDNARCVKLVNELMKVSNMFGYGEVNQYNRHSTLMSAYKNIQDENFRHFILKQKSDVFHAMKSFFRKETEDQKYA, translated from the coding sequence GTGGGAAAAGAAGTAGATAAAAGTTTTGCTGTCTCAAAAGAAGACTGGTCCCTCCATCGTAAAGGCCACGATGATCAAAAAAGACATCAAGAAAAAATTAAAGAAGCGATTAAAAATAATTTACCGGATTTAATTACAGAAGAAAATATCGTGATGTCCAATGGAAGAGAAGTTGTTAAAATTCCAATTAAATCATTGGATGAATATCGAATTCGGTACAATTATGATAAAAACAAGCATGTGGGTCAAGGTGATGGAGACAGTAAAGTTGGGGATGTAGTAGCACGTGACGGATCTGCTGGAGATGGTCAAAAAGGAGCAGGAAAAGGTCAAGGAGCAGGTGACCAGGCTGGAGAAGACTACTTTGAAGCGGAAGTGTCTCTTATGGAGCTTCAAGAGGCTTTATTTGCTCAATTAGAACTGCCTAATCTTCAGCGAAAAGAATCTGATCAAATTGTTGTGGAACACATTGAATTTAATGATATACGACGTACAGGTTTGATGGGGAATATTGATAAAAAACGAACTATGATGAGCGCTTATAAGCGAAATGCAATGACAGGAAAGCCTGCTTTTCATCCTATTTATCCGGAAGATTTAAAATTCAAAACGTGGAATGAAGTTATAAAGCCAGAATCCAAAGCAGTCGTTTTAGCTATGATGGATACGAGCGGTTCGATGGGCATATGGGAAAAATATATGGCACGAAGCTTTTTCTTTTGGATGACACGCTTTTTACGTACGAAATATGAAACAGTGGAAATTGAATTTATTGCGCATCATACAGAGGCAAAAGTAGTATCAGAAGAAGACTTCTTCTCAAAAGGAGAAAGTGGAGGAACCATCTGCTCATCTGCTTACCGAAAAGCGCTTGAATTAATTAATCAAAAGTATGATCCGAGCCGTTATAATATTTACCCGTTTCATTTTTCAGATGGCGATAACTTAACTTCAGATAACGCAAGGTGTGTAAAGTTAGTAAACGAATTAATGAAAGTGTCAAATATGTTTGGGTATGGGGAAGTGAATCAGTACAATCGACATTCTACTTTAATGTCTGCTTACAAAAACATTCAAGACGAAAACTTTAGACACTTTATTTTAAAACAAAAATCAGACGTTTTTCATGCGATGAAAAGCTTTTTTAGAAAAGAGACAGAAGACCAGAAATATGCATAA